The following coding sequences lie in one Arabidopsis thaliana chromosome 3, partial sequence genomic window:
- the VCS gene encoding Transducin/WD40 repeat-like superfamily protein, which yields MASSPGNTNPHNTPPFDLGILFKPSSNPYPPPAASYPPPTGPFLHNQYDQQHYAPPGISAQPSPVTQQQQDVSSSSAATNLHPQRTLSYPTPPLNLQSPRSNHNPGTHILALLNNTNNGAPVANQEPSHQLPVVNHNEIARSFPGGSGPIRVPSCKLPKGRRLIGEHAVYDVDVRLQGEIQPQLEVTPITKYGSDPQLVVGRQIAVNKVYICYGLKGGNIRVLNINTALRSLFRGHSQRVTDMAFFAEDVDMLASVSLDGKVFVWKISEGSEGEDQPQITGKIVLALQILGEEDTKHPRVCWHCHKQEILVVSIGKHVLRIDTTKVGRGEVFSAEAPLQCPLDKLIDGVQIVGKHDGEVTDLSMCQWMTTRLVSSSVDGTIKIWQDRKAQPLVVLRPHDGHPVSSATFVTSPERPDHIILITGGPLNREMKIWVSAGEEGWLLPADAESWRCTQTLDLKSSTEPRAEEAFFNQVIALSEAGLLLLANAKRNALYAVHLDYGSSPVGTRMDYLSEFTVTMPILSFIGTNDPPEEPIVKVYCVQTLAIQQYTLDLCLCLPPPIENMGLEKSDSSVSREANLVEGMSEPSGLKPTDLPSVDSVPKPSIIVNRSESANKLSFPSAEATSQAIVPPNGEPKTSGLPSQTSGAGSAYATLPQLPLSPRLSSKLSGYHTPVEAIEPVIPHHELGGKTPSADYSVDRQMDAVGERNLDVSSVEEISRSKDSNVTPDDDVSGMRSPSAFFKHPTHLVTPSEILMGVSSAEASITTEDRRDRDANIQDVNNDPRDTEVEVKEISEARSTQNGEINDHDETENCTSENREKVFCSQVSNLSTEMARDCYPSTEGTFIPGESKAYGQPIKAGDESGVDSRGGPAKLLKGKKQKAKNSQGPGLSSTSSNVANLADSFNEQSQSLSHPMTDLLPQLLAMQETMNQVMASQKEMQRQLSNAATGPIGKESKRLEVALGRMIEKSSKSNADALWARIQEETVKNEKALRDHAQQIVNATTNFMSKELNAMFEKTIKKELAAIGPALARSVVPVIEKTVSSAITESFQRGIGDKAVNQLDKSVNIKLEATVARQIQAQFQTSGKQALQEGLRSSVESSVIPSFEKACKAMFDQIDSAFQKGIAEHTNAAQQRFDSGHSQLAHTLKESITSASSVAQALSRELAETQRNLLALAAAGANSGGSNSLVTQLSGGPLGALLEKVCTSLELITNHKSCFCLVHEHFSYSWWLFAA from the exons ATGGCGTCTTCTCCTGGTAATACTAACCCTCACAATACTCCTCCGTTTGATCTCGGTATTCTCTTCAAACCTTCATCCAATCCTTATCCGCCACCGGCGGCATCTTATCCTCCGCCTACAGGTCCTTTTCTTCACAACCAGTACGATCAGCAGCACTACGCTCCGCCTGGTATCTCCGCTCAACCATCTCCGGTGACTCAGCAGCAACAGGATGTGTCTTCCTCTTCCGCCGCGACTAACTTGCATCCTCAGAGAACGCTGTCTTATCCCACGCCACCTCTCAATCTACAATCCCCCCGTTCCAATCACAATCCCGGTACGCACATCCTCGCTCTCCTTAACAATACCAACAACGGAGCCCCCGTGGCTAACCAAGAGCCGTCGCATCAGCTCCCAGTAGTCAATCACAACGAGATCGCTCGCTCTTTTCCCGGCGGTTCAGGTCCTATTCGTGTACCGAGCTGTAAATTGCCCAAGGGAAGGCGATTGATTGGTGAACACGCTGTGTACGATGTTGATGTGAGATTACAAGGTGAGATTCAGCCGCAGCTGGAGGTGACTCCGATTACCAAATACGGGTCGGATCCTCAGCTCGTAGTGGGTAGGCAAATCGCCGTGAATAAGGTTTACATTTGCTATGGATTGAAAGGAGGAAACATTAGGGTTCTCAATATCAACACAGCATTGAGGTCTCTGTTCCGTGGCCATTCACAG AGAGTGACGGATATGGCTTTCTTTGCCGAGGATGTTGATATGTTGGCCAG TGTTAGCCTAGATGGAAAAGTTTTTGTGTGGAAAATTTCTGAAGGGTCTGAGGGAGAGGATCAGCCCCAAATAACTGGGAAGATAGTACTTGCTCTTCAGATACTAGGAGAGGAAGACACCAAACATCCACGCGTTTGTTGGCACTGCCACAAACAG GAAATTTTGGTAGTTTCAATTGGTAAACATGTACTGCGTATTGATACTACAAAAGTTGGCAGAGGTGAAGTATTCTCTGCTGAGGCTCCTCTCCAGTGTCCCCTTGATAAGCTGATCGATGGTGTTCAGATTGTTGGTAAGCATGATGGAGAAGTGACAGATTTGTCAATGTGCCAATGGATGACCACGCGtctggtttcttcttcagttgATGGCACg ATTAAGATATGGCAAGATCGTAAGGCACAACCACTTGTAGTTTTGAGGCCTCATGATGGACATCCAGTCAGTTCAGCCACGTTTGTGACATCTCCTGAGAGACCTGATCACATCATACTTATCACGGGG GGTCCTCTAAATCGAGAAATGAAAATCTGGGTCTCTGCTGGGGAAGAAGGGTGGCTTTTACCAGCTGATGCTGAATCATGGAGGTGTACCCAGACTCTTGACTTGAAAAGTTCAACCGAGCCACGAGCTGAAGAGGCATTTTTTAACCAAGTCATAGCATTATCTGAAGCAGGCTTGCTTTTACTTGCAAATGCAAAAAGGAACGCCTTATATGCTGTGCATTTGGACTATGGTTCTTCTCCAGTTGGTACGCGGATGGATTACCTATCAGAGTTTACAGTCACTATGCCCATATTGAGTTTCATTGGGACAAATGATCCTCCAGAAGAACCCATTGTTAAGGTTTATTGTGTTCAGACTCTAGCAATCCAGCAGTATACATTAGACTTGTGCTTATGCTTGCCACCACCTATAGAAAATATGGGTTTGGAGAAGTCAGATTCTAGTGTATCACGAGAGGCAAATCTTGTTGAAGGCATGTCAGAACCATCTGGACTTAAACCTACTGACTTACCTTCAGTTGATTCAGTGCCAAAACCTTCGATTATAGTGAATAGATCAGAAAGTGCTAATAAGTTGAGTTTTCCATCAGCGGAAGCCACATCACAAGCAATTGTTCCACCCAACGGTGAACCTAAAACTTCTGGCCTGCCATCTCAAACCAGTGGTGCAGGTTCTGCGTATGCTACTTTACCCCAACTTCCTCTCAGTCCCAGACTATCAAGTAAACTTTCTGGCTATCACACTCCTGTAGAGGCGATTGAGCCAGTAATACCTCATCATGAGCTTGGTGGCAAAACACCTTCTGCTGATTACTCTGTTGATAGGCAAATGGATGCTGTTGGAGAAAGAAATTTGGACGTGTCATCCGTAGAAGAAATCTCAAGAAGCAAGGACTCAAATGTTACGCCTGATGATGATGTGTCTGGGATGCGAAGCCCATCAGCTTTTTTCAAACACCCCACTCATCTTGTAACTCCTTCAGAGATATTGATGGGCGTTTCTTCCGCTGAAGCCTCCATTACTACTGAAGACAGGAGAGATAGGGATGCAAATATTCAGGACGTGAATAATGATCCAAGAGACACCGAAGTAGAGGTGAAAGAAATAAGTGAAGCAAGGTCAACACAGAATGGTGAAATCAATGATCATGACGAAACTGAGAATTGCACTTcagaaaatagagaaaaagtcTTCTGCTCACAGGTTTCAAATCTCAGCACTGAGATGGCAAGAGACTGTTATCCTAGTACTGAGGGAACTTTCATTCCAGGGGAATCTAAGGCATATGGACAACCTATAAAGGCTGGAGATGAAAGTGGTGTTGACTCGAGAGGTGGGCCTGCAAAGCTTCTTAAAGGAAAGAAGCAGAAGGCCAAAAATTCACAGGGTCCCGGTTTGTCATCTACATCCTCAAATGTTGCTAATCTGGCTGACTCCTTCAATGAGCAAAGTCAGAGTTTAAGTCATCCCATGACAGATTTACTTCCTCAGTTGTTAGCAATGCAAGAAACGATGAATCAG GTGATGGCTTCGCAGAAGGAGATGCAGAGACAACTATCAAATGCTGCCACTGGCCCTATCggaaaagaaagtaaaagactAGAAGTTGCGTTAGGGAGAATGATTGAGAAATCCAGCAAGTCAAATGCTGATGCTCTATGGGCCCGCATCCAGGAGGAGACTGTTAAGAATGAAAAGGCATTACGTGACCATGCCCAGCAAATTGTGAATGCAACGACAAACTTCATGAGCAAGGAGTTAAATGCCATGTTTGAGAAAACGATAAAGAAAGAATTGGCTGCAATTGGTCCAGCCCTAGCACGTTCAGTAGTACCAGTTATTGAAAAAACTGTATCTTCTGCAATCACAGAGTCCTTTCAG AGAGGAATAGGTGACAAAGCAGTTAATCAGCTTGACAAATCTGTTAATATAAAGCTTGAAGCAACCGTAGCTAGGCAAATTCAAGCCCAATTTCAGACCTCTGGCAAGCAAGCCCTCCAG GAAGGTCTTAGGTCAAGTGTGGAGTCCTCAGTCATACCTTCCTTTGAGAAGGCATGCAAGGCCATGTTTGACCAAATAGACTCAGCCTTCCAGAAAGGTATTGCTGAGCATACAAATGCAGCCCAGCAACGGTTTGACTCTGGACACTCCCAGCTTGCTCATACTCTAAAG GAATCAATTACTTCTGCGTCGTCAGTTGCTCAAGCCTTAAGTCGTGAGTTAGCCGAGACCCAAAGGAATCTCTTAGCTCTCGCAGCTGCTGGAGCAAATTCTGGTGGGTCTAATTCCTTGGTTACTCAACTAAGTGGCGGACCTTTGGGTGCTCTTCTTGAAAAGGTTTGCACATCTCTGGAACTAATCACTAACcataaatcttgtttttgtttagtgcATGAGCATTTTAGTTACTCTTGGTGGCTTTTCGCTGCTTAG
- the VCS gene encoding Transducin/WD40 repeat-like superfamily protein (VARICOSE (VCS); FUNCTIONS IN: protein homodimerization activity, nucleotide binding; INVOLVED IN: mRNA catabolic process, deadenylation-independent decapping of nuclear-transcribed mRNA, leaf morphogenesis; LOCATED IN: cytosol, nucleus, cytoplasmic mRNA processing body; EXPRESSED IN: whole plant, guard cell, cultured cell; CONTAINS InterPro DOMAIN/s: WD40 repeat-like-containing domain (InterPro:IPR011046), WD40 repeat 2 (InterPro:IPR019782), WD40-repeat-containing domain (InterPro:IPR017986), WD40 repeat (InterPro:IPR001680), WD40/YVTN repeat-like-containing domain (InterPro:IPR015943), WD40 repeat, subgroup (InterPro:IPR019781); BEST Arabidopsis thaliana protein match is: varicose-related (TAIR:AT3G13290.1); Has 1013 Blast hits to 919 proteins in 280 species: Archae - 4; Bacteria - 227; Metazoa - 270; Fungi - 225; Plants - 138; Viruses - 6; Other Eukaryotes - 143 (source: NCBI BLink).) → MASSPGNTNPHNTPPFDLGILFKPSSNPYPPPAASYPPPTGPFLHNQYDQQHYAPPGISAQPSPVTQQQQDVSSSSAATNLHPQRTLSYPTPPLNLQSPRSNHNPGTHILALLNNTNNGAPVANQEPSHQLPVVNHNEIARSFPGGSGPIRVPSCKLPKGRRLIGEHAVYDVDVRLQGEIQPQLEVTPITKYGSDPQLVVGRQIAVNKVYICYGLKGGNIRVLNINTALRSLFRGHSQRVTDMAFFAEDVDMLASVSLDGKVFVWKISEGSEGEDQPQITGKIVLALQILGEEDTKHPRVCWHCHKQEILVVSIGKHVLRIDTTKVGRGEVFSAEAPLQCPLDKLIDGVQIVGKHDGEVTDLSMCQWMTTRLVSSSVDGTIKIWQDRKAQPLVVLRPHDGHPVSSATFVTSPERPDHIILITGGPLNREMKIWVSAGEEGWLLPADAESWRCTQTLDLKSSTEPRAEEAFFNQVIALSEAGLLLLANAKRNALYAVHLDYGSSPVGTRMDYLSEFTVTMPILSFIGTNDPPEEPIVKVYCVQTLAIQQYTLDLCLCLPPPIENMGLEKSDSSVSREANLVEGMSEPSGLKPTDLPSVDSVPKPSIIVNRSESANKLSFPSAEATSQAIVPPNGEPKTSGLPSQTSGAGSAYATLPQLPLSPRLSSKLSGYHTPVEAIEPVIPHHELGGKTPSADYSVDRQMDAVGERNLDVSSVEEISRSKDSNVTPDDDVSGMRSPSAFFKHPTHLVTPSEILMGVSSAEASITTEDRRDRDANIQDVNNDPRDTEVEVKEISEARSTQNGEINDHDETENCTSENREKVFCSQVSNLSTEMARDCYPSTEGTFIPGESKAYGQPIKAGDESGVDSRGGPAKLLKGKKQKAKNSQGPGLSSTSSNVANLADSFNEQSQSLSHPMTDLLPQLLAMQETMNQVMASQKEMQRQLSNAATGPIGKESKRLEVALGRMIEKSSKSNADALWARIQEETVKNEKALRDHAQQIVNATTNFMSKELNAMFEKTIKKELAAIGPALARSVVPVIEKTVSSAITESFQRGIGDKAVNQLDKSVNIKLEATVARQIQAQFQTSGKQALQEGLRSSVESSVIPSFEKACKAMFDQIDSAFQKGIAEHTNAAQQRFDSGHSQLAHTLKESITSASSVAQALSRELAETQRNLLALAAAGANSGGSNSLVTQLSGGPLGALLEKVEAPMDPTTELSRLISERKYEESFTSALQRSDVSIVSWLCSQVDLRGLLAMNPLPLSQGVLLSLLQQLACDISKDTSRKLAWMTDVVAAINPSDQMIAVHARPIFEQVYQILHHHRNAPGSDVSAIRLIMHVINSMLMGCK, encoded by the exons ATGGCGTCTTCTCCTGGTAATACTAACCCTCACAATACTCCTCCGTTTGATCTCGGTATTCTCTTCAAACCTTCATCCAATCCTTATCCGCCACCGGCGGCATCTTATCCTCCGCCTACAGGTCCTTTTCTTCACAACCAGTACGATCAGCAGCACTACGCTCCGCCTGGTATCTCCGCTCAACCATCTCCGGTGACTCAGCAGCAACAGGATGTGTCTTCCTCTTCCGCCGCGACTAACTTGCATCCTCAGAGAACGCTGTCTTATCCCACGCCACCTCTCAATCTACAATCCCCCCGTTCCAATCACAATCCCGGTACGCACATCCTCGCTCTCCTTAACAATACCAACAACGGAGCCCCCGTGGCTAACCAAGAGCCGTCGCATCAGCTCCCAGTAGTCAATCACAACGAGATCGCTCGCTCTTTTCCCGGCGGTTCAGGTCCTATTCGTGTACCGAGCTGTAAATTGCCCAAGGGAAGGCGATTGATTGGTGAACACGCTGTGTACGATGTTGATGTGAGATTACAAGGTGAGATTCAGCCGCAGCTGGAGGTGACTCCGATTACCAAATACGGGTCGGATCCTCAGCTCGTAGTGGGTAGGCAAATCGCCGTGAATAAGGTTTACATTTGCTATGGATTGAAAGGAGGAAACATTAGGGTTCTCAATATCAACACAGCATTGAGGTCTCTGTTCCGTGGCCATTCACAG AGAGTGACGGATATGGCTTTCTTTGCCGAGGATGTTGATATGTTGGCCAG TGTTAGCCTAGATGGAAAAGTTTTTGTGTGGAAAATTTCTGAAGGGTCTGAGGGAGAGGATCAGCCCCAAATAACTGGGAAGATAGTACTTGCTCTTCAGATACTAGGAGAGGAAGACACCAAACATCCACGCGTTTGTTGGCACTGCCACAAACAG GAAATTTTGGTAGTTTCAATTGGTAAACATGTACTGCGTATTGATACTACAAAAGTTGGCAGAGGTGAAGTATTCTCTGCTGAGGCTCCTCTCCAGTGTCCCCTTGATAAGCTGATCGATGGTGTTCAGATTGTTGGTAAGCATGATGGAGAAGTGACAGATTTGTCAATGTGCCAATGGATGACCACGCGtctggtttcttcttcagttgATGGCACg ATTAAGATATGGCAAGATCGTAAGGCACAACCACTTGTAGTTTTGAGGCCTCATGATGGACATCCAGTCAGTTCAGCCACGTTTGTGACATCTCCTGAGAGACCTGATCACATCATACTTATCACGGGG GGTCCTCTAAATCGAGAAATGAAAATCTGGGTCTCTGCTGGGGAAGAAGGGTGGCTTTTACCAGCTGATGCTGAATCATGGAGGTGTACCCAGACTCTTGACTTGAAAAGTTCAACCGAGCCACGAGCTGAAGAGGCATTTTTTAACCAAGTCATAGCATTATCTGAAGCAGGCTTGCTTTTACTTGCAAATGCAAAAAGGAACGCCTTATATGCTGTGCATTTGGACTATGGTTCTTCTCCAGTTGGTACGCGGATGGATTACCTATCAGAGTTTACAGTCACTATGCCCATATTGAGTTTCATTGGGACAAATGATCCTCCAGAAGAACCCATTGTTAAGGTTTATTGTGTTCAGACTCTAGCAATCCAGCAGTATACATTAGACTTGTGCTTATGCTTGCCACCACCTATAGAAAATATGGGTTTGGAGAAGTCAGATTCTAGTGTATCACGAGAGGCAAATCTTGTTGAAGGCATGTCAGAACCATCTGGACTTAAACCTACTGACTTACCTTCAGTTGATTCAGTGCCAAAACCTTCGATTATAGTGAATAGATCAGAAAGTGCTAATAAGTTGAGTTTTCCATCAGCGGAAGCCACATCACAAGCAATTGTTCCACCCAACGGTGAACCTAAAACTTCTGGCCTGCCATCTCAAACCAGTGGTGCAGGTTCTGCGTATGCTACTTTACCCCAACTTCCTCTCAGTCCCAGACTATCAAGTAAACTTTCTGGCTATCACACTCCTGTAGAGGCGATTGAGCCAGTAATACCTCATCATGAGCTTGGTGGCAAAACACCTTCTGCTGATTACTCTGTTGATAGGCAAATGGATGCTGTTGGAGAAAGAAATTTGGACGTGTCATCCGTAGAAGAAATCTCAAGAAGCAAGGACTCAAATGTTACGCCTGATGATGATGTGTCTGGGATGCGAAGCCCATCAGCTTTTTTCAAACACCCCACTCATCTTGTAACTCCTTCAGAGATATTGATGGGCGTTTCTTCCGCTGAAGCCTCCATTACTACTGAAGACAGGAGAGATAGGGATGCAAATATTCAGGACGTGAATAATGATCCAAGAGACACCGAAGTAGAGGTGAAAGAAATAAGTGAAGCAAGGTCAACACAGAATGGTGAAATCAATGATCATGACGAAACTGAGAATTGCACTTcagaaaatagagaaaaagtcTTCTGCTCACAGGTTTCAAATCTCAGCACTGAGATGGCAAGAGACTGTTATCCTAGTACTGAGGGAACTTTCATTCCAGGGGAATCTAAGGCATATGGACAACCTATAAAGGCTGGAGATGAAAGTGGTGTTGACTCGAGAGGTGGGCCTGCAAAGCTTCTTAAAGGAAAGAAGCAGAAGGCCAAAAATTCACAGGGTCCCGGTTTGTCATCTACATCCTCAAATGTTGCTAATCTGGCTGACTCCTTCAATGAGCAAAGTCAGAGTTTAAGTCATCCCATGACAGATTTACTTCCTCAGTTGTTAGCAATGCAAGAAACGATGAATCAG GTGATGGCTTCGCAGAAGGAGATGCAGAGACAACTATCAAATGCTGCCACTGGCCCTATCggaaaagaaagtaaaagactAGAAGTTGCGTTAGGGAGAATGATTGAGAAATCCAGCAAGTCAAATGCTGATGCTCTATGGGCCCGCATCCAGGAGGAGACTGTTAAGAATGAAAAGGCATTACGTGACCATGCCCAGCAAATTGTGAATGCAACGACAAACTTCATGAGCAAGGAGTTAAATGCCATGTTTGAGAAAACGATAAAGAAAGAATTGGCTGCAATTGGTCCAGCCCTAGCACGTTCAGTAGTACCAGTTATTGAAAAAACTGTATCTTCTGCAATCACAGAGTCCTTTCAG AGAGGAATAGGTGACAAAGCAGTTAATCAGCTTGACAAATCTGTTAATATAAAGCTTGAAGCAACCGTAGCTAGGCAAATTCAAGCCCAATTTCAGACCTCTGGCAAGCAAGCCCTCCAG GAAGGTCTTAGGTCAAGTGTGGAGTCCTCAGTCATACCTTCCTTTGAGAAGGCATGCAAGGCCATGTTTGACCAAATAGACTCAGCCTTCCAGAAAGGTATTGCTGAGCATACAAATGCAGCCCAGCAACGGTTTGACTCTGGACACTCCCAGCTTGCTCATACTCTAAAG GAATCAATTACTTCTGCGTCGTCAGTTGCTCAAGCCTTAAGTCGTGAGTTAGCCGAGACCCAAAGGAATCTCTTAGCTCTCGCAGCTGCTGGAGCAAATTCTGGTGGGTCTAATTCCTTGGTTACTCAACTAAGTGGCGGACCTTTGGGTGCTCTTCTTGAAAAG GTTGAAGCACCTATGGACCCAACAACAGAACTATCGAGGTTGATATCTGAACGGAAGTACGAAGAATCTTTCACTTCGGCCCTACAGAGAAGCGATGTCTCTATAGTATCATGGCTTTGCTCACAg GTGGATCTACGTGGATTACTGGCGATGAATCCGCTTCCACTGAGCCAAGGCGTGCTTCTTTCACTGCTGCAGCAGCTAGCCTGTGACATTAGCAAGGACACATCCCGTAAGCTGGCTTGGATGACTGATGTGGTTGCAGCCATAAACCCATCAGACCAGATGATTGCGGTCCACGCTCGGCCAATCTTTGAACAGGTATATCAGATTCTGCACCATCACCGCAACGCACCGGGAAGCGATGTCTCAGCCATCAGACTGATAATGCACGTGATCAACTCCATGCTTATGGGTTGCAAATGA